In a single window of the Fusarium falciforme chromosome 3, complete sequence genome:
- a CDS encoding Cryptochrome DASH produces MAGSKLLVYLLRRDLRATDNPILHHLATADHGFTHLLPVYVLPPHQIEVSGFLTENQKSPYPQALSQVGRFWRCGPHRAKFTAESVWDLKDSLEDLGSGLVLRIGSFSDVVRQLIEALNDNHHSVDAVWMTEDVSSEEVDDQDSVSAVCSEKSVGFKLWRDDKYFIDDRDTGLSNPKELPDVFTSYRKTQEPLRERPRQSLPRPQAGSLPPLPPWTPPQDAPFQVPDNYEEFERRLLQPIDYMLANPPVLPQDAKSAHPFDGGESFAWERVRHLVKSGGMCTYQETRNGLLGVDYSTKLSGYLALGCISARSIHEELMKLEDGTDQAYVRSRGFGRGENEGTKAVRFELLWRDYMRLCTMKFGAQLFRVSGFKGATGQYEKKWKTADKKMAAIDQDPSPEELGRIIDRFLEGTTGMGLIDASQRELYHTGYTSNRARQNVASFFSKHLGIDWRYGAEWYEMMLIDYDVSSNWANWQYVAGVGNDPRGDARIFNPVKQAFDYDSNGAYVRTWVPEVKYIEKLENVFQVWTTDEEELLKYGIVDDIMVTQPVKKIDFQVDRKPRGPRRPYRWRRGPGRGGRRGGGGGPSNGSGDYSDMGRHNGGPPSPESDRQFYNGEASYIQSNQHPRGGWAPGGNQAMSWRGNSNGYGNPNGGRGGHGMSPFRGGNGDGFHGGFATNSMQYNNGPPPRQYMPAPSYPHGFPPHAYHHQLPPHLGPHV; encoded by the exons ATGGCAGGGAGTAAACTTCTCGTCTACCTCCTCCGCCGTGACCTTAGAGCCACCGACAATCCTATCCTTCACCACCTGGCAACCGCTGACCATGGCTTCACTCACCTTCTCCCCGTCTACGTCCTGCCGCCCCACCAGATCGAGGTCTCTGGCTTCCTCACCGAGAACCAGAAGTCCCCCTACCCCCAGGCCCTAAGTCAGGTTGGCCGCTTCTGGAGATGTGGTCCGCACCGAGCAAAGTTCACCGCAGAGTCAGTCTGGGATCTAAAGGACAGCCTGGAGGATCTGGGCAGCGGGCTGGTGTTGCGTATTGGCAGCTTCTCCGACGTTGTGAGACAACTGATCGAAGCTCTGAACGACAACCACCACTCTGTTGATGCTGTCTGGATGACCGAAGATGTGTCATCTGAGGAAGTCGATGATCAGGATTCTGTTTCTGCCGTGTGCTCTGAAAAGAGCGTTGGCTTCAAGTTGTGGCGGGATGACAAGTATTTTATCGATGA CCGTGACACGGGCTTGAGCAACCCAAAGGAACTCCCAGATGTCTTCACCTCATACCGCAAGACCCAAGAACCCCTCCGTGAGCGCCCTCGCCAGTCCCTCCCCCGCCCCCAGGCCGGCTCCctacctcctctccctccttggACCCCGCCCCAGGATGCTCCTTTCCAAGTGCCGGACAACTACGAGGAGTTTGAACGTCGACTCCTACAGCCCATCGACTATATGCTCGCAAACCCCCCTGTCCTGCCCCAGGACGCCAAGTCTGCGCACCCTTTTGACGGCGGTGAAAGCTTTGCTTGGGAACGCGTTCGACATCTCGTCAAGTCTGGTGGCATGTGCACGTATCAAGAGACTAGGAACGGGCTTCTTGGAGTCGATTACAGTACCAAGCTCTCGGGGTACCTGGCTCTGGGTTGCATCTCGGCTCGTTCCATCCACGAGGAGCTGATGAAGCTTGAGGATGGCACGGATCAGGCCTATGTCCGGTCTAGAGGCTTTGGCAGAGGCGAGAACGAAGGCACCAAGGCTGTACGATTTGAGTTGTTGTGGCGTGACTACATGCGGTTGTGCACCATGAAGTTTGGTGCCCAGCTCTTCAGAGTCTCGGGCTTCAAGGGGGCTACTGGTCAGTACGAGAAGAAGTGGAAGACGGCTGACAAGAAGATGGCTGCTATTGATCAGGATCCTTCTCCTGAGGAGCTCGGAAGAATCATTGACAGATTCCTCGAAGGCACAACCGGCATGGGCTTGATTGATGCCTCACAGCGAGAGCTCTACCACACGGGATACACTTCCAACCGAGCCCGACAGAACGTCGCtagcttcttctccaagcaCCTCGGCATCGACTGGCGCTACGGAGCAGAGTGGTACGAGATGATGCTCATCGACTACGATGTGTCTTCCAACTGGGCCAACTGGCAGTACGTGGCGGGTGTGGGCAACGACCCCCGTGGCGACGCTCGCATCTTCAACCCCGTCAAGCAAGCCTTTGACTATGACAGCAACGGAGCCTACGTGCGAACCTGGGTGCCAGAGGTCAAGTACATTGAGAAGCTGGAAAATGTTTTTCAAGTCTGGACcacggatgaggaggaacTGCTCAAGTACGGCATCGTCGACGACATCATGGTCACGCAGCCCGTCAAGAAGATTGATTTCCAGGTCGACCGCAAGCCCAGAGGCCCACGGAGACCCTACCGCTGGAGACGAGGACCCGGACGCGGTGGCCGTCGCGGCGGTGGCGGTGGTCCTTCGAACGGATCAGGGGACTACTCTGACATGGGTAGACACAACGGGGGACCTCCCTCTCCCGAGAGCGATCGACAGTTTTACAACGGCGAAGCATCCTACATCCAGAGCAACCAACACCCTCGCGGTGGCTGGGCTCCCGGGGGAAACCAAGCCATGTCATGGCGAGGCAATTCAAACGGGTATGGCAACCCCAACGGCGGACGAGGAGGTCACGGCATGTCGCCCTTCCGCGGCGGCAACGGTGACGGCTTCCACGGGGGATTCGCCACCAACAGCATGCAGTACAACAACGGACCTCCCCCACGACAGTACATGCCCGCCCCCTCATACCCTCACGGGTTTCCCCCTCATgcctaccaccaccaactcCCTCCCCACCTGGGACCTCACGTCTAG
- a CDS encoding Protein CMS1, with product MSASKKRQAEDNPSQPKPKKNKKRKANAPDDDTLDTELGLNTLFTKMDNQLLADHLAQKLSRFGGDLSAVEISDLTVSANAIQDTTSWQETRTLDKFPDFLESVSENPEGLKKAPKKKGSPHTLIVAGAGLRAADIVRSMRKFQNKDNTISKLFAKHMKVEEQVSFLQGHRTGIAVGTPARLMDLIDNGALSLDNLKRLVVDASHIDQKKRGVMDMKDTMMPLAKFLARKEFKDRYGDEKKPLALLFY from the exons atgtcggCATCTAAAAAGAGGCAGGCGGAGGACAACCCTTCTCAACcgaagcccaagaagaataagaagagaaaggccaATGCCCCGGATGATGACACCCTCGACACTGAGCTGGGTCTCAACACCCTGTTTACAAAAATGGACAACCAGCTTTTGGCGGATCACCTCGCTCAGAAGCTGAGTCGATTCGGCGGTGATCTGAGTGCCGTGGAAATCTCTGATCTGACTGTATCAG CCAACGCCATCCAGGACACGACTTCATGGCAGGAGACGAGGACGTTGGACAAGTTCCCCGACTTCCTCGAAAGCGTCTCGGAGAACCCCGAGGGTTTGAAGAAggcgcccaagaagaagggctcgCCTCATACGCTCATCGTTGCAGGAGCGGGTTTGAGAGCGGCTGACATTGTGAG ATCGATGCGCAAGTTTCAGAACAAGGACAACACAATCTCCAAGCTG TTCGCCAAGCACATGAAAGTCGAAGAGCAAGTCAGCTTCCTTCAAGGTCACAGGACTGGCATCGCCGTCGGCACACCTGCCCGACTCATGGACCTCATCGACAACG GCGCACTCTCCCTCGACAACTTGAAACGGCTCGTCGTGGATGCCTCCCACATTGACCAGAAGAAGCGCGGCGTCATGGACATGAAGGACACCATGATGCCGCTTGCCAAGTTCCTGGCACGAAAGGAGTTCAAGGATCGGTATGgggatgagaagaagccgCTGGCGTTGTTGTTCTATTAG
- a CDS encoding C2H2-type domain-containing protein: protein MAKANEDILRRPLYLYDLPPEVLDTLTLKSDADTESIVESSISSPSKSPSASDSNLVGSQACSLCGLTFTTVIDQRGHLKSDLHHYNLKQKLRGHKSVSEVEFEKLIGDLDESLSGSDSDESDEEEEDKQESTLTTLLKKQARLADRREETNGDEEEDDTAGRKGRGKPPLIWFSSPVLPEKTYFGMYRAILTGEEQRNQDLVEVLKKKQVEPISIPKMPKDGSIPEIAYKGPHIFLCMIGGGHFAAMVVSLAPRPNKNGTTMNREATVLAHKTFHRYTTRRKQGGSQSANDNAKGAAHSAGSSLRRYNEQALVEDVRNLLQDWKALLDTSELLFIRATGVTNRRTLFGPYEGQMLKHNDTRLRGFPFSTRRATQNELMRSFIELTRLKVREIDPAEVKKEPEPSATPTKTQSKPSKPKLSEEEETALLHTSQLQAFTRRSKVPALLSYLKNNSLSPDFEFQPVEQNHHAPRPLHLAAAQNAAPLVLGLLVRGGADPTIKNDEGKTPFELAGERATRDAFRVARSELGEAKWSWDSAKVPPAMTKAEADKRDEREKKEADTKEAERRRAEEERLRSEGPKVPEGRKQKGNTLSAGLTKTPQEKREAESRGLTPEMRMRLERERRARAAEERIRRMQGGS, encoded by the exons ATGGCCAAGGCTAACGAGGATATCCTCAGGCGTCCCCTGTACC TCTATGACTTGCCACCAGAGGTCCTGGACACGTTGACGCTCAAGTCCGATGCCGACACCGAATCCATCGTCGaatcctccatctcgtcccCCTCCAAGAGCCCTTCAGCGTCAGACAGCAACCTCGTTGGCTCCCAGGCTTGTTCCCTCTGTGGTCTCACATTCACCACTGTGATTGACCAGCGAGGGCATCTCAAGTCTGACCTGCACCACTACAACCTCAAACAGAAGCTGCGAGGACATAAGTCAGTGTCAGAAGTCGAGTTTGAGAAGCTGATTGGGGACTTGGATGAGTCGCTGTCGGGCTCAGATTCGGACGAgtcggacgaggaagaggaggacaagCAAGAGTCGACACTTACAACACTCCTAAAGAAGCAAGCGAGGTTAGCAGATAGACGAGAGGAAACCAAtggggatgaagaggaagatgataCCGCTGGCAGGAAAGGTCGTGGCAAGCCGCCCCTAATCTGGTTCAGTTCCCCTGTGCTCCCAGAGAAGACCTACTTTGGCATGTACCGTGCCATCCTCACAGGCGAAGAACAACGGAACCAGGACCTAGTCGAggtcctcaagaagaagcaggtcGAGCCAATCTCGATACCCAAGATGCCCAAGGACGGTTCAATACCCGAGATTGCGTACAAGGGCCCGCACATCTTCCTCTGCATGATCGGAGGCGGTCACTTTGCAGCCATGGTCGTGTCCCTTGCACCGCGACCAAACAAGAACGGCACAACCATGAACCGAGAAGCGACGGTACTGGCTCACAAGACGTTCCATCGGTACACGACACGACGAAAGCAGGGTGGCTCGCAGTCAGCCAACGACAATGCCAAGGGTGCGGCGCACTCAGCTGGTTCAAGTCTGCGACGGTACAACGAGCAGGCCTTGGTGGAGGATGTGCGGAATCTGCTTCAGGACTGGAAGGCCTTGCTTGACACGTCAGAACTGCTCTTCATCCGGGCGACGGGTGTGACAAACCGAAGAACTCTTTTCGGTCCATACGAAGGCCAGATGTTGAAGCACAACGACACTCGGCTGCGAGGTTTCCCTTTCAGCACGCGACGGGCGACACAGAATGAGCTGATGAGATCGTTCATCGAGTTGACCCGACTAAAAGTCCGTGAGATTGACCCTGCTGAGGTTAAGAAGGAACCCGAGCCCAGTGCGACTCCGACAAAAACGCAGTCGAAGccctccaagcccaagttgtcagaggaggaagagacagCCTTGTTACATACCTCTCAGCTTCAGGCTTTCACACGGAGATCCAAAGTCCCCGCCCTCCTCTCGTATCTCAAGAACAACAGCCTCTCTCCCGACTTTGAGTTCCAGCCCGTTGAGCAAAACCACCACGCCCCACGACCACTCCATCTTGCCGCGGCCCAGAACGCTGCACCGCTCGTGCTGGGACTCCTGGTGCGAGGTGGTGCTGATCCCACGATCAAGAACGACGAAGGCAAGACTCCGTTTGAACTCGCTGGCGAGCGGGCAACCCGTGATGCTTTCCGTGTGGCGCGCTcagagcttggagaggcCAAGTGGTCCTGGGATTCAGCCAAGGTACCGCCTGCGATGACAAAGGCTGAAGCCGACAAGCGCGACGagcgagagaagaaggaggcggaTACAAAGGAGGCAGAGCGACGGCgcgcggaggaggagaggctgCGAAGCGAAGGACCCAAGGTACCTGAGGGCCGGAAGCAAAAGGGCAATACGCTCTCTGCGGGATTAACAAAGACACctcaagagaagagagaagctGAATCAAGAGGGTTGACGccggagatgaggatgaggttggagagggagaggagagcgagGGCAGCAGAGGAGAGGATACGGAGGATGCAAGGTGGGAGTTGA
- a CDS encoding SH3 domain-containing protein codes for MAADRQTIIEVNRSLRNIKNELENLLEKGVIDDSVYETINTALPPESSLSGPLRTATGASNNNAAAKAATPTPSHEPPTKAFEDLKVNKAPSPAPPAYEQTPPPGVPARNVKPTVAQARALYRYAASDGRDLSFEKDDQIAVYEYMNQDWWMGRNERTGQEGIFPRNYVLVEQETKKAAIPQQPQYGYPAPSHGPPAQQNPYNSHVPPMAVAEGSSGQQQGQEGENKMGQYGKKFGKKLGNAAIFGAGATIGGNIVNSIF; via the exons ATGGCTGCTGATCGCCAGACCATCATCGAGGTGAACCGGTCGCTTCGGAACATCAAGAAT GAACTCGAGAACCTCCTCGAAAAAGGCGTGATTGACGACTCGGTCTATGAGACCATCAACACCGCTCTCCCTCCCGAGTCCTCGCTCTCTGGCCCTCTTCGCACCGCGACCGGCGCCTCCAACAACAACGCTGCCGCCAAGGCCGCAACTCCCACTCCCTCCCACGAGCCCCCGACCAAGGCCTTTGAGGACCTCAAGGTCAACAAGGCACCCTCTCCCGCGCCACCCGCATACGAGCAGACGCCTCCTCCCGGCGTCCCCGCGCGCAACGTCAAGCCCACCGTCGCTCAGGCCCGCGCCCTGTACCGCTACGCCGCCTCTGACGGCCGCGACCTCTCGTTCGAGAAGGATGACCAGATCGCCGTTTACGAGTACATGAATCAGGACTGGTGGATGGGCCGCAACGAACGCACCGGCCAGGAGGGTATTTTCCCGCGCAACTACGTCCTGGTCGAGcaagagaccaagaaggccgccattcctcagcagcctcagtaCGGATACCCTGCGCCGTCTCACGGCCCGCCCGCTCAGCAGAACCCTTACAACTCGCACGTACCGCCCATGGCTGTGGCCGAGGGGTCTTCGGGCCAGCAGCAGGGACAGGAGGGAGAGAACAAGATGGGACAGTACGGCAAGAAGTTTGGTAAGAAGCTGGGTAACGCCGCCATCTTTGGTGCTGGTGCGACTATCGGAGGAAACATTGTGAACAGCATCTTCTAA
- a CDS encoding RRM domain-containing protein: MKSKRAREAAEAEDKHVTPVDVEAPPKKRKRNDDDATTADVKKKAKKEKKDKKHKKESRKERKDKRKDLQDLPEQDDDEEVVDEPAEDSPMADADVKPASATADAAGSDKAAKKKKKKEKKNKDKESQQEEEPTADAEANDESSSKKKKKSKKDKKSSSTTANNDNNDEAVPNGADADTAAADADSKADRHIVFVGNLPFTATADTIQAHFASLSPIHVRCMSDPADSKPCRGFAFVEFAKVWHMRTCLDKFHHSMFEDGVSPARRINVELTAGGGGKTKRRQEKIQEKNRKLDENRTKRIQREKNAKEEARANTDQEQHMEDAIHPSRRGRVPGNAW; encoded by the exons ATGAAGAGCAAGCGCGCAAGagaggccgccgaggctgaggaCAAGCACGTCACTCCCGTCGACGTCGAGGCTCcccccaagaagcgcaagcgcaacgacgacgatgccaccaccgccgacgtgaagaagaaggccaagaaggagaaaaaggacaagaagcacaagaaggAGTCGCGCAAGGAGCGCAAGGACAAGCGCAAGGACCTTCAGGACCTCCCCGAgcaggacgacgacgaggaggtggtggacgAGCCTGCTGAGGATTCTCCAATGGCTGATGCCGATGTCAAGCCCGCTTCTGCGACTGCAGACGCCGCAGGCTCGGACAAGGccgcaaagaagaagaagaagaaggagaagaagaacaaggacaaggagtcacaacaagaggaggagcccACCGCTGATGCTGAAGCCAACGATGAGTccagcagcaagaagaagaagaagagcaagaaggatAAGAAGTCCTCCTCAACCACCGCCAACAACGACAACAACGATGAGGCCGTACCCAACGGCGCCGACGCGGACACGGCCGCTGCCGACGCAGATTCCAAAGCCGACCGCCACATCGTCTTTGTCGGCAACCTCCCATTCACCGCCACCGCCGACACCATCCAAGCCCACTTTGCCTCGCTCTCCCCCATCCACGTCCGCTGCATGAGCGACCCGGCCGACTCCAAGCCGTGCCGCGGCTTCGCCTTTGTCGAGTTCGCCAAAGTCTGGCATATGCGAACCTGCCTGGACAAGTTCCACCACTCCATGTTTGAGGACGGTGTCTCTCCCGCGCGTCGCATAAATGTCGAGTTGAC TGCCGGCGGAGGCGGCAAGACAAAGCGCCGCCAGGAAAAGATCCAGGAGAAGAACCGCAAGCTCGACGAGAACCGCACCAAGCGAATCCAGCGCGAGAAGaatgccaaggaggaggccagaGCCAACACCGACCAGGAGCAGCACATGGAAGACGCCATCCACCCTAGCCGTCGTGGTCGCGTCCCCGGTAATGCTTGGTAG
- a CDS encoding CENP-T-C domain-containing protein: protein MDSSPIGSPIKAASHTPSRTPSRTPNRRAFSAEPHSGRASIHTPLDRTGARDLRASIRRGTPGSIGRSNAPTPHAKAARRALDQRRTAIFTPGKNRRRSLMQQRETPLDILRTLGRVLAPTSKPIQTSSSSSPDDKSSISPVQQEESNIYEDDDEDDLPIDRPRLSLPLDDEDASSTSSDLRPPRLSQLEEDNFTMQSIEMPRRAISEQAASRLSRGSFGSMRMSDYFNEEDGTEDIGQQSDFFPGLLEDLQARAGADDLSLDQFDADQSRRMTVGRESDFNFEIPPGVGEQTTFMLSDPAVDVPPTSPIVDHSVAEAMGEDAQERQADVVLGDSDSDVGGGFEMGGWDYDAGGVDDHSSLDEGPEPIAEPTVTATVHRAQAEDRLPRGLKARKKQKRISQHGIEYPPLPPAFVKRVAQTALQSSGLSNQRLSAETLDALIQASEWFFEQLGDDLGAYADHAKRKTVEESDVFTLMKRQRQIGPRSSMFSLAQRHLPRELMQELRMPVPQPAKQRRAKRPREEDGEGEVAEYT from the exons ATGGACTCAAGCCCCATAGGGTCGCCGATCAAGGCTGCCTCACACACCCCGTCTCGAACTCCCTCACGAACTCCAAACCGCCGCGCCTTCAGCGCCGAACCGCACTCGGGCCGCGCTTCGATACATACCCCTCTCGATCGTACCGGAGCCCGCGACCTCCGAGCCTCTATCCGCCGTGGCACTCCCGGTTCTATTGGCCGATCCAATGCGCCAACTCCCCATGCCAAAGCCGCTCGTCGAGCGCTCGACCAGCGCCGAACAGCCATATTCACACCTGGAAAGAACCGACGGCGCAGTTTGATGCAGCAGCGTGAGACGCCCCTGGACATTCTGCGGACCCTCGGCCGAGTCCTGGCGCCAACAAGCAAGCCCATTCAGacgtcctcgtcttcgtcgccgGATGACAAGTCGAGCATATCGCCTGTGCAGCAAGAAGAAAGCAACATTtacgaagatgacgatgaagacgaccTACCGATTGACAGGCCACGACTATCTTTGCcgcttgatgatgaggatgcttCTAGTACAAGCTCCGATCTGCGGCCTCCGCGGTTGTCGCAACTCGAAGAAGACAACTTTACAATGCAGTCGATCGAGATGCCGCGGCGAGCTATCAGTGAGCAGGCGGCATCAAGGCTATCCCGTGGAAGCTTTGGAAGTATGCGCATGAGCGACTATTTtaacgaggaagatggcacgGAGGATATTGGTCAACAGTCGGATTTCTTCCCAGGTCTGCTGGAGGACCTGCAAGCAAGAGCGGGCGCAGATGACCTTTCTCTAGACCA ATTCGACGCTGACCAGTCGAGACGGATGACTGTTGGTCGAGAGAGCGATTTCAACTTTGAGATCCCTCCTGGTGTTGGAGAACAGACAACATTTATGCTGTCTGACCCAGCTGTCGATGTCCCGCCGACATCACCTATCGTCGATCATTCTGTTGCCGAGGCTATGGGCGAAGATGCTCAGGAGCGTCAAGCCGATGTGGTGCTCGGTGACTCTGACTCGGACGTAGGGGGAGGCTTCGAGATGGGTGGATGGGACTACGATgctggtggtgttgacgaCCACAGCTCACTGGATGAGGGGCCAGAGCCCATAGCAGAGCCCACGGTAACTGCTACCGTACACCGAGCACAAGCTGAGGACAGACTTCCGCGTGGTTTGAAGGCGagaaagaagcagaagcggATATCACAGCACGGCATCGAGTACCCGCCACTGCCCCCTGCGTTTGTCAAGAGGGTGGCACAGACAGCTCTCCAGTCGTCAGGTCTAAGCAACCAGCGTCTCTCTGCAGAGACGTTGGACGCTCTCATCCAAGCATCTGAGTGGTTCTTTGAGCAACTGGGTGATGACCTGGGCGCCTACGCAGACCACGCGAAGCGCAAGACCGTCGAGGAGAGCGACGTTTTTACGCTCATGAAAAG GCAACGCCAGATAGGGCCGCGTTCCTCCATGTTTTCTCTCGCGCAGAGGCACCTCCCGAGAGAACTGATGCAAGAGCTGAGAATGCCTGTTCCACAACCCGCCAAACAGCGACGCGCCAAGCGTCCGCGGGAGGAAGACGGCGAGGGAGAGGTGGCAGAGTATACATGA
- a CDS encoding 2-methylcitrate dehydratase, mitochondrial, translated as MSAVSRSLRTATKQLRFQSRGLRVAAPLVARSAFGAARSSTPASYSAFSTSVARSSGAPNMAAAPREYDPEIKDIADYVANKTIDSELAFDTARWILLDTLGCGLEGLRFKECSKLLGPIVPGTVVPNGPKVPGTPFQLDPVNAAFNIGAMIRWLDFNDCWLAAEWGHPSDNLGAILAVADWVNRTNKAGGNLAGGKIFTVKDVLEGMIKAHEIQGCLALLNSYNKVGLDHVVLVKVASTAVVSKMLGLSEKQIADAVTQAWVDGQSLRTYRHSPNTMSRKSWAAGDACQRAVNLALKVMKGEQGVPTVLSAPVWGFYDVLFKGNKFEFQRPYGSYVMENVLFKVSYPAEFHSQTAVEASEKIHHILKAQGKSAADIKAITCRTHEACIRIIDKQFKPMDNFADRDHCIQYMCATMLVFGRLEATDYVDGGEAATSPLVESLRQKIKCVEDPQYTKDYHDPNLRTISNALTVELNDGTVLEEVAVEAPLGHRLRREEAKPVILEKYKRHLGPHYPEARVKELVELNLDAKKLESTPVDEYVDLYTVESSQFVQ; from the exons ATGTCTGCCGTTAGTCGGAGTCTCCGGACGGCCACCAAGCAGCTGCGCTTCCAGTCCCGGGGCCTTCGTGTCGCCGCCCCTCTCGTGGCCCGCTCGGCATTCGGCGCCGCTCGCTCGTCGACTCCCGCATCGTACAGCGCCTTCTCAACATCCGTTGCCAGATCCTCCGGAGCTCCCAACATGGCCGCCGCTCCCCGTGAATACGATCCTGAGATCAAGGACATTGCCGACTATGTCGCCAACAAGACCATTGATTCTGAGCTTGCC TTCGACACTGCTCGATGGATCCTCCTCGACACCCTCGGCTGCGGTCTCGAGGGCCTGAGGTTCAAGGAGTGCTCCAAGCTCCTCGGCCCCATTGTCCCCGGCACCGTCGTCCCCAACGGCCCCAAGGTGCCCGGCACCCCCTTCCAGCTTGACCCCGTCAACGCCGCCTTCAACATCGGCGCCATGATCCGGTGGCTCGACTTCAACGACTGCTGGCTCGCCGCCGAGTGGGGTCACCCCTCGGACAACCTCGGtgccatcctcgccgtcgccgaCTGGGTGAACCGCACCAACAAGGCTGGTGGTAACCTCGCTGGCGGCAAGATCTTCACCGTCAAGGACGTCCTTGAGGGCATGATCAAGGCCCACGAGATCCAGGGCTGCCTGGCTCTCCTCAACTCTTACAACAAGGTTGGCCTGGACcacgtcgtcctcgtcaaggtCGCCTCCACCGCCGTCGTCTCCAAGATGCTCGGCCTCAGCGAGAAGCAGATTGCCGACGCCGTCACTCAGGCCTGGGTTGATGGCCAGAGTCTGCGAACCTACCGTCACTCCCCCAACACCATGTCCCGAAAGTCGTGGGCTGCTGGTGATGCTTGCCAGCGTGCCGTGAATCTCGCTCTCAAGGTCATGAAGGGTGAGCAGGGTGTCCCCACCGTCCTGTCCGCTCCCGTCTGGGGCTTCTACGATGTCCTCTTCAAGGGCAACAAGTTCGAGTTCCAGCGTCCCTATGGCAGCTATGTCATGGAGAACGTCCTCTTCAAGGTCTCCTACCCTG CCGAGTTCCACTCCCAGACCGCCGTCGAGGCCTCTGAGAAGATCCACCACATCCTCAAGGCCCAGGGCAAGTCTGCTGccgacatcaaggccatcaccTGCCGAACCCACGAGGCCTGCATCCGCATCATCGACAAGCAGTTCAAGCCCATGGACAACTTTGCCGACCGTGACCACTGCATCCAGTACATGTGCGCCACCATGCTCGTCTTCGGCCGCCTCGAGGCCACCGACTACGTTGACGGTGGCGAGGCCGCCACCTCTCCCCTGGTCGAGTCCCTCCGCCAGAAGATCAAGTGTGTCGAGGACCCCCAGTACACCAAGGACTACCATGACCCCAACCTGCGAACCATCTCCAACGCCCTCACCGTCGAGCTTAACGACGGCACCGTTCTGGAGGAGGTCGCCGTCGAGGCTCCCCTGGGCCACCGTCTCCGCcgcgaggaggccaagcccGTCATCCTCGAGAAGTACAAGCGCCACCTCGGCCCCCACTACCCCGAGGCCAGGGTCAAGGAGCTTGTCGAGCTCAACCTGGATGCCAAAAAGCTCGAGTCTACTCCTGTGGATGAGTACGTTGACCTGTACACTGTTGAGAGCAGCCAGTTTGTGCAATAA